From the genome of Candidatus Binatia bacterium:
TTCATCCCCGCACGCCGGGGGGACGGCTACGGACAACGGCTCTCGCAGGTTCTGTTGGCCTAGCCGTCGGGCACGCTGATGCAATGTTCATCGCTCTGCTGTTCCGGAGTGGAGCCATCTCGTCGATCTGAAGCTCTCTAATCTGTGTCGCGAAGGTACATACGCAAAGGTCTTGCCAACCGGACCCAAAAGGCTTTTCCGTTGTTCAGCGGCAGGAACCTACCCCAGATCGAGTCTGTTGCGGCTTGAGAGCGCAACTTCTTGCAGGCTCGACCCGGGCGGCTGAAAAAAACTGCAGATCGGCGAGCTGAGTCGGTTCTCAGCGTTGCCGGGGGCGGCTGGGCTCGCTTAGCGAGCGGTGGTAGGTACCGACGCGATCAATGCCGCTTCAGCCGTGCGTTGGCTGGTCCCGGCAGGCGTTGGCGGCCCGTGCGGAACGAACGGCGGCGAGGAGCGCACTGGCGTTGGCGCCGACCGCGTCTGGTTCGCCCTGGCGGGATGGACGCCTGGCCAGGAGGTCTCCGCCGACGCCTACTGCCGCAACTCCGGCTTTGATGAACTCCGGGATGCTCTCCAGCGTGATTCCCCCGGTCGGGATGAAATGAATCTGAGGAAAGGGGCCCTTCAACGCCCGGATGTACTGCGCACCGCCAACCGGGCCGCAGGGAAAGATTTTGATCATGTCGGCGCCGCCGTGCCATGCCGTCACCACTTCGGTGGGGGTCAGGGCACCTGGTATGGACACCTTGCCGCATTGAAGGGTGGCATCGACCACCCGGGCATCGAAGTTCGGGGCGACGATGAATTCAGCCCCGGCGGAGATCGCCGCCCGGCAGGTGTCGGCGTCCAGAATCGTTCCGGCACCGGGCAGCACGTCGTCGCCGTATTGTGTGGCGATCCGTTCGATGACCTCGATGGCATTCGGTACGCCCATGGTGATCTCGACGATACCAATGCCGGCGGCGACGATGGCCTGCGCCGCGCGCCAAGCATCTTCCGCCGAGACCGTCCGAATGATGGGTACCAGCCCCACGTCGCCGATCCGTGCCAGTGCCGTCTGTTTCGACCAGGTCATGCTCGTCAGCGTCGTGGCCGAAAGCTACCGGGTGCCATAGCGTACCTGCAGAAGCTGCATGTAGGGCACGCAGTGGCGGCGGTTCTTGACCAGATCGCGCGCCGCATCCAGCGTCAAGCCGTGCTCTGCGTGCAGGTAGGCGATGGCGACGGTTGGGGCACGGTTCATTCCCGCGTTGCAGTGCAGGTACACACGGTTGCCGCGGCGCAAGAGGTCGCCGAGCAGGGTGACGATCTGATCGAGGAGCCCGGCAAAGGTTTCCGCGTCGCAATCGGGCACCGGCACGCGATGGAACTCCAGGCCGTGCCCGCGATAAGTTTGTTCGAGTTCGTGCAAGTCCAGCCCTTTGGAGGCCAGGTCGAAGTCATCCTGGAGGCTGAACACGGCGGTGACGTGATGCGCAGTGCGCAGCCAGTCCGCGTCCTCCACAGCCGGGTATTCGCCGACCAGGAGGTTCGGAAGGATGATGGCGAGTTCCGGACGTCCCCAACGTGTCAGGGTCATGCGCCGCAGCCCGGAACTCATTTGTGGATCACGATGCGCCACTCTGCCGAGCGCTGTTCCACATCGATGACGGCGTAGCCCTCCGCCTCGGCGGCGCGCGGGATGTCACGTGCCCCTTTGGGGTCATCGAGAAGCAATTCGACCTCGGCACCCGGCGGCTGCTCTTCGAGGTGCAGTTTCGCTTTGGCCCAGCTCAGCGGGCAGCGGATGCCGCGAAGATCAAGAGACATGCGACAGTCCTGAGTCCTGAGTCCTGGGTCCTGAGTTGCACAGCGTCCGGCGTGCGCGGCGCGGCGCTTTGTGCGCTCGCACGTGCTTGCTATAGTTACCTCTGCCCATGATCCTCAAAGCGACCGGATGTATGCCTGTAGCGCTGCCAGCCAATCTTAGCAAATCGGTGCGTGTGCGCTAGCGCCGGCGCGAGAGTTGACGTGCAATCTGACTCCGACAAGTACGTTCTGCGCCGCGGCGCGCCGGTGCGGCGGGAAGAACACTTTCGCATCAATTACCGCGAGGAGCTGAATGCCGCGCAGTTCGAGGCGGTGGTCACGACCGAAGGCCCGATTCTGGTGGTCGCCGGTGCCGGGACAGGCAAGACCCGGACATTGGTCTTCCGCGTGGCGCGGCTGGTGGAGATGGGAATCGATCCAGCCAACATCTTGCTGCTCACCTTCACGCGCAAGGCGTCTGCCGAGATGCTCAGGCGCGCCAGCGCGTTGTTGGATGGCCGTTGCGATCGGGTCGGAGGCGGCACGTTCCATTCGTTCGCCAACACGGTCCTCCGCCGCTACGGCAGCGTGCTGGGCTTGAACGCCAACTTCACCATCCTCGACCGGACGGACAGCGAGGACGTCATCAACCTCCTGAGAGCAGGCCTCGGCTTTGACAAGAAGGAGAAGCGCTTCCCGCGCAAGCAGGCGATCGGGGAGATGTTCAGCATGGCCATCAACAAATCGGTGCCGTTACCACAGCTCTTGGAGGAGCAGTACGGCCACCTGGTGGACCATCTGCCGGACTTGCTGGAGTTGCAGGCTCGCTACGTGGCGTACAAGAGCGAGCGGCACCTGCTGAACTACGATGATCTGCTGACGAAACTGCGGGACGTCCTGAGCCTGCACGCAGACGTGCGCCAACGCCTGTCGCAGCGCTACCGCTACGTCATGGTGGATGAATATCAGGACACCAATGCCTTGCAGGCCGAGATCGTGCGGCTCCTGGCGGCAGAGCATGACAACGTCATGGCGGTCGGGGACGACGCCCAGAGCATCTACTCGTTTCGCGGGGCCAACTTCCGCAACATCATGGACTTCCCGAAGCTCTTCCCCGATACGCGCGTCATTGCCCTGGAACAAAACTACCGCAGCACGCAACCGATCCTCGATCTCACCAACGCCATCATCGCTCGGGCGCAGGAGCGCTACACCAAGAACCTGTTCACTTCGAAAGGGAGCGGCCCGTCGCCCGTCCTGGTCGCGGCGGAGAACGAGCAATTTCAATCCCGTTTCATCTGCCAGCGAATCCTGGAGCTACGCGAGGAAGGGGTGCCCCTGAACGAGATGGCGGTGTTGTTCCGGTCGAGCTTCCACTCGTTCGATCTGGAAATCGAGCTGTCCCGGCACGATATCCCGTTCGTCAAACGCGGCGGCTTCAGGTTCATCGAGACCGCCCATGTCAAGGATGTCTTGGCGCACCTGCGCATCATGGCGAATCCCGGCGATGCCGTCTCGTGGCACCGGGTGCTGCTGCTGCTCGAAGGCGTGGGGCCGCGCACCAGTGAAGAGATCATCCGGTGGATTGCGAGCGAAGGGGAGCCGCGCGCTCGGCTCGAGACCTTCCCGCGGCGCACGCTGGCGACCGACTTGCGGGCGCTGGCGAACCTCGTCGGCCGCTTGCGCGACCTCCGCTCCGGGCCCGGCGAACAGGTCGACGAAGTCCTGCGCTACTACGAGCCCATTCTCAAACGTGTCCACCGCGAAGACTATCCCAAGCGCCGCAAGGATCTGGAGCACTTTGCGACCATTGCCGCACGCTACAGCGAGCTGGAAACGCTGTTGACGGACATGGCCCTCGAGCCGCCCAGCGATAGCGTGGCTGACGTCTTGGCGGTGGATCCGGACGAGGGCCTGCTGACGCTGTCGACCATCCATTCCGCCAAAGGGCTGGAGTGGCACTCTGTGTTCGTCATTTGGGCCGCCGAGGGAAAGTTCCCATCCGAGTACAACCTGCACGACGAAGAGGAAGTGGAGGAGGAGCGCCGGCTGATGTACGTCGCCACCACACGCGCCAAGGAGCAACTGTACATCACGTATCCCATCAGCATCTACGATCGCGGTGTCGGGTTCGTCATGGGTAAGCCATCCCGCTTTATCGAAGATCTCCCGCACGAGCTGCTGCGACCCGTGACGCTGGTGGAGGAAGCGGATTGGGAGGGGTGACGGGTCCTGCGGGTTCCCTGCGCTCAGGTACTGCGCGGCCCTCTGGCGCGCGGCCCTGCCAAGCGGCGATGCGTTCGAAGCCTTCCCGGTGTCGTGTGCGCGGCACTACGAATGTCATTTGCCGTGGACAGGTCAGGCGCCGTACGCACCCAATTTTGAGGAGGGACCCACTGAGCACGAAGCTTGCTCATGTCTCTGTGGGTGATGATTAGCGTCGACTCGACTCAGCGCGACTGGATAATTGGCTGGGGGTTCCGGCTTGGATTTGCACTAGTTGTGGTGCTCAGCCTGCTCATCGTTTTCCGACCCGGCTGATGCGCCTTCTTCAGGTGCCACCGGGGAATCGACCTAGCCGGGGCGCCGACCGACTGCCAGCAACGAGAGCCCGACGGGACAATTGATGTGATCTTCCAGCCGGAGCACGGGTACCAGCAGGTCATTGATGCGTGCTTGGAGGCCGGGGACTGTGCGGCGGCGGAGAAGGCGCGCGTTGACGTACCAGCCAAGTGCGCCGATGATGTTGAAGGCGGACAGGTGTTCGACGATGAAGCCCGTCGCTTCGAGTTTGCGGTGAAGCTCTCTGCGTTCGTAGCGGCGATGATGCCCGATGGCGCGGTCGATTTCGCCAAAGAGGCTGCTGAGACCCGGGACGATCAGCACCAGCCGGCCCTGCGGTGCGAGGATATCGTAAATCCGGCGTAACGCGACCAGATCGTCCTCGATATGTTCCAGCACGTTGAGGCACAGGACCGTGTCGAAGCCCGTGCCCACGTCATCGGAAACCTGGTCCGCGGCCAAATCGAGCTGGCAGACACGGACGTGCGGAAGATGTTCAAAGCCGTTGCGCAGCTGGGCGAGATAGGTGGGATCGATGTCGGTGGCAACGACGACTTCGCGGGAGGATAAAAACCGGGTCATGTTTCCGATGCCCGACCCGACTTCGAGCACCCGCATGCCCACGTACGGCGCCACCTTGCTCCACAGCCACGCGTTGTAACGGTGCAAGCCGGCCATCCGCTTGAGGGTCTTCTGACCGGGCTGGGTGTTCACGTCATCAATGATGGCGTACTTCACGATTGTCCACACCGCCGTGATACCGTCGCGCCAGCCGATTTTCTTGCCTTCGAGGTAGCTGCGGCCGGCGTACGAGATCGGTACTTCGTAGATGCGGGCGCGCATGCGCGCGAACTTGGCGGTCAGTTCAGGCTCGATTCCGAAACGGCGGGAGCGTAGCGGTATGCTCTGCGCCAATTCGGTGCGGAATGCTTTGTAGCAGGTCTCCATGTCCGTCAGGTTGAGATTGGTGAACATGTTGGACAAGAGGGTGAGGAAGTGGTTGCCGACGGCGTGCCAGAAGAGCAGGACTCGGCGGGGCGATCCGGTGAAGCGTGAACCGTAGACGACATCGGCCTTGCCATCGAGAATGGGCTGGATCAGCGTAGGATACTCTGCGGGATCGTACTCGAGGTCGGCATCCTGAATGATGGTGATGTCACCGGTGGCCGCGGCGATGCCATCCGCAACCGAGGCGCCTTTCCCCTGGTTGTGCCGATGGATGATCAACCGCAGCTCGTTCGTGACGTTGGCATCGGTCGTTCGAGTGATCCGATCGCCGGTGGCTGCCAAGCCGATCTTGGCAAGCTCTACCGGCGTTCCGTCGGTGGAGGCATCGTCGACGATGATGATTTCCTTGTCCAGCGGCACCGCGCACACACGCCGGATGATCTCGGTGACGGTGGTGCGTTCGTTGAACGCGGGAATGATGACGGTTAGCTTCACGAGTCGCTGACGTGCTGGTTCCGGAAGGCCACTCCGTATCTCGCCTGGCAACCCGTGCGCGGCTCAATCCTGCGGGTGTGGTTCCCGGGGCTGTGCTGGGGGCGTCTGCTGAACTCTGCCGTCACCATGCCACCGGTGATGCCAGAGTCGGGAGCGCGTCGCAAGCGTGCCGCCTTCCATCCGATCCATCGGCACTCGGCTGCAACGTACCCGCAGGGCTGTTGCTGGAGCGGGCGACGAACGGTATGAACGGGCCCGTGTATTGGCGTGCTTGGATCTACGGTATGGCGCTGGCGCTGGGCGCGATCTCAGCGTGCCAGTCGTTTCCTCCGGCATTGACCGGGGTGACGATTGTTCCATCTAACGCGGAGGGTGAGCCATACGGCGAGGCGATGTGGCGAACACGCCGGCAGCCGCCGATTCCATTGATCGGGTTGAGGCCGGGCACGGATCCGAGCGAAAGTGCGCCGTTGCTGAATCAGTCGAATGGAGAAATCGCGGTGACACTGGCAGGGGGTATCCAGAATTTCGTTCTCTACACCACAGCAGAGGAGACCGCGTCGCCTTTCGTGATTGCGCTCTTTCTCGATCACGAATCGACGCCGGCA
Proteins encoded in this window:
- the eda gene encoding bifunctional 4-hydroxy-2-oxoglutarate aldolase/2-dehydro-3-deoxy-phosphogluconate aldolase; translation: MTWSKQTALARIGDVGLVPIIRTVSAEDAWRAAQAIVAAGIGIVEITMGVPNAIEVIERIATQYGDDVLPGAGTILDADTCRAAISAGAEFIVAPNFDARVVDATLQCGKVSIPGALTPTEVVTAWHGGADMIKIFPCGPVGGAQYIRALKGPFPQIHFIPTGGITLESIPEFIKAGVAAVGVGGDLLARRPSRQGEPDAVGANASALLAAVRSARAANACRDQPTHG
- a CDS encoding ATP-dependent helicase; the protein is MQSDSDKYVLRRGAPVRREEHFRINYREELNAAQFEAVVTTEGPILVVAGAGTGKTRTLVFRVARLVEMGIDPANILLLTFTRKASAEMLRRASALLDGRCDRVGGGTFHSFANTVLRRYGSVLGLNANFTILDRTDSEDVINLLRAGLGFDKKEKRFPRKQAIGEMFSMAINKSVPLPQLLEEQYGHLVDHLPDLLELQARYVAYKSERHLLNYDDLLTKLRDVLSLHADVRQRLSQRYRYVMVDEYQDTNALQAEIVRLLAAEHDNVMAVGDDAQSIYSFRGANFRNIMDFPKLFPDTRVIALEQNYRSTQPILDLTNAIIARAQERYTKNLFTSKGSGPSPVLVAAENEQFQSRFICQRILELREEGVPLNEMAVLFRSSFHSFDLEIELSRHDIPFVKRGGFRFIETAHVKDVLAHLRIMANPGDAVSWHRVLLLLEGVGPRTSEEIIRWIASEGEPRARLETFPRRTLATDLRALANLVGRLRDLRSGPGEQVDEVLRYYEPILKRVHREDYPKRRKDLEHFATIAARYSELETLLTDMALEPPSDSVADVLAVDPDEGLLTLSTIHSAKGLEWHSVFVIWAAEGKFPSEYNLHDEEEVEEERRLMYVATTRAKEQLYITYPISIYDRGVGFVMGKPSRFIEDLPHELLRPVTLVEEADWEG
- a CDS encoding dual specificity protein phosphatase family protein is translated as MTLTRWGRPELAIILPNLLVGEYPAVEDADWLRTAHHVTAVFSLQDDFDLASKGLDLHELEQTYRGHGLEFHRVPVPDCDAETFAGLLDQIVTLLGDLLRRGNRVYLHCNAGMNRAPTVAIAYLHAEHGLTLDAARDLVKNRRHCVPYMQLLQVRYGTR
- a CDS encoding sulfurtransferase TusA family protein; this encodes MSLDLRGIRCPLSWAKAKLHLEEQPPGAEVELLLDDPKGARDIPRAAEAEGYAVIDVEQRSAEWRIVIHK
- a CDS encoding glycosyltransferase, translated to MKLTVIIPAFNERTTVTEIIRRVCAVPLDKEIIIVDDASTDGTPVELAKIGLAATGDRITRTTDANVTNELRLIIHRHNQGKGASVADGIAAATGDITIIQDADLEYDPAEYPTLIQPILDGKADVVYGSRFTGSPRRVLLFWHAVGNHFLTLLSNMFTNLNLTDMETCYKAFRTELAQSIPLRSRRFGIEPELTAKFARMRARIYEVPISYAGRSYLEGKKIGWRDGITAVWTIVKYAIIDDVNTQPGQKTLKRMAGLHRYNAWLWSKVAPYVGMRVLEVGSGIGNMTRFLSSREVVVATDIDPTYLAQLRNGFEHLPHVRVCQLDLAADQVSDDVGTGFDTVLCLNVLEHIEDDLVALRRIYDILAPQGRLVLIVPGLSSLFGEIDRAIGHHRRYERRELHRKLEATGFIVEHLSAFNIIGALGWYVNARLLRRRTVPGLQARINDLLVPVLRLEDHINCPVGLSLLAVGRRPG